From Draconibacterium halophilum, one genomic window encodes:
- a CDS encoding SLC13 family permease, whose translation MLILFTILAFLWIFRSGFSIQSLVVPGWSKLFENPSYINDGTVAIFIALLLFIIPSKSEKGERIMNWETARKIPWNIVLLFGGGFALAQGFVESGLSVWFGEQMAGLANVPPIVLTFANVTMMSFLTELTSNTATAEMILPILSGLSTAIEVNPLLLMIPATLAASLAFMLPVATPPNAIIFGTNRIRVKDMVKTGILLNLAGIIVATLVMYFWGVLVFDIDVSVFPDWAAAVSVIN comes from the coding sequence GTGCTGATATTATTTACTATTCTGGCTTTTTTATGGATCTTCCGTTCCGGGTTTTCTATCCAATCGCTGGTGGTTCCCGGGTGGTCGAAATTGTTTGAAAATCCTTCCTACATTAACGATGGAACTGTGGCTATATTTATTGCGCTTTTGCTTTTTATCATTCCTTCAAAATCCGAAAAAGGAGAGCGGATAATGAATTGGGAAACAGCCCGTAAAATTCCCTGGAACATTGTACTTTTATTTGGCGGCGGTTTTGCCCTGGCACAAGGATTTGTTGAATCGGGGCTTTCGGTATGGTTTGGTGAGCAAATGGCAGGCCTTGCCAATGTACCACCCATTGTGCTTACTTTTGCCAATGTTACCATGATGTCGTTTTTAACTGAACTAACATCAAACACGGCAACTGCCGAAATGATCTTACCCATTCTTTCAGGGCTTTCAACTGCCATTGAAGTAAATCCGTTGTTGTTAATGATTCCGGCAACATTAGCGGCTTCACTGGCTTTTATGTTACCGGTTGCGACACCTCCCAATGCCATCATTTTTGGCACCAATCGTATCCGGGTGAAAGACATGGTTAAAACCGGGATATTGCTGAACCTGGCCGGAATAATTGTAGCTACTCTGGTAATGTATTTCTGGGGTGTGTTGGTGTTTGATATTGATGTGTCTGTATTTCCCGATTGGGCAGCAGCTGTTTCTGTAATTAACTAA
- a CDS encoding mechanosensitive ion channel family protein: protein MREINEFITNQTGLSVNIQHKILISLLIVILLSVIRLVILRIVWRQTRTVKIRYQWRRNLSFIIPFTGIVLISAVWIHAFEEFGTFLGLFTAGIAIALKDPLTNLAGWFFILVRKPFTVGDRIQVGPHTGDVIDIRSFQFTILEIGNWVDADQSTGRIIHLPNGKVFLEPQANFSTGFEYIWNETKVVVTFESNWEKAKSFLEKIIQDYSKDVHLKAKKEIHEASKNYLIYYKHLTPIVYIKVIDFGVCLTIRYLCNPRQRRGSENIIWQEILKAFNKEADIQFAYPTTRFYKASEEMETPPSNH from the coding sequence ATGAGGGAAATAAACGAATTTATTACTAACCAAACAGGCTTGAGTGTTAACATTCAGCACAAAATACTCATCTCTCTATTAATCGTGATCCTTCTTTCTGTCATCCGCCTGGTGATATTACGCATTGTTTGGCGGCAAACACGAACCGTTAAAATCCGCTACCAGTGGAGACGCAATCTTTCTTTTATTATTCCTTTTACGGGAATAGTCTTAATCAGTGCGGTTTGGATTCATGCGTTTGAAGAATTCGGAACGTTTCTTGGATTATTCACCGCTGGTATTGCTATTGCATTAAAAGACCCGCTTACGAATCTGGCCGGTTGGTTTTTTATTTTGGTACGAAAACCTTTTACTGTTGGCGACCGCATACAAGTTGGGCCGCATACCGGCGACGTTATCGACATTCGTTCCTTCCAGTTTACCATTCTTGAAATTGGCAACTGGGTAGACGCCGACCAAAGCACCGGCCGGATTATCCACCTACCCAACGGCAAGGTCTTTCTAGAACCGCAGGCCAATTTCAGCACCGGTTTTGAGTACATCTGGAATGAAACAAAAGTGGTTGTTACTTTCGAAAGCAACTGGGAAAAGGCAAAATCATTTTTGGAAAAGATCATTCAGGATTATTCAAAAGATGTTCATTTAAAAGCGAAAAAAGAAATCCACGAGGCCAGCAAAAATTACCTGATCTACTACAAACACCTCACTCCCATTGTGTACATTAAGGTGATTGATTTTGGCGTTTGTTTAACCATTCGTTACCTCTGCAATCCAAGGCAACGGCGGGGATCGGAAAATATAATCTGGCAAGAAATTCTCAAAGCATTTAATAAAGAAGCCGATATACAATTCGCTTATCCTACTACACGATTTTATAAAGCCAGCGAAGAAATGGAAACGCCGCCAAGCAACCATTAA
- a CDS encoding thermonuclease family protein, translated as MYTYKATVERVVDGDTIDLVIDLGFKITTFQRIRLRGINTPETYNVKRESEEYKKGMKAKAFVIERISNNNNEIIVETDKDVGKFGRYIGVIRLPDKEQALNDELVEKGYAKYVEY; from the coding sequence ATGTACACATACAAAGCAACAGTTGAACGAGTGGTTGATGGCGACACCATCGACCTGGTAATCGATCTTGGGTTTAAAATCACCACTTTTCAGCGCATTCGCCTTCGTGGCATAAACACCCCGGAAACCTATAATGTAAAAAGGGAATCGGAAGAATACAAAAAGGGCATGAAAGCCAAAGCATTTGTTATTGAACGCATTTCGAACAATAACAACGAAATAATTGTTGAAACCGATAAAGATGTGGGCAAATTTGGCCGTTATATCGGTGTTATCCGGCTGCCAGACAAAGAACAAGCCCTTAACGATGAGCTGGTGGAAAAAGGTTATGCCAAATATGTAGAATACTGA
- a CDS encoding thioredoxin family protein: MSKQQFLKRASLTFLLTLILSGISFGQNWQTDFQQTLQTAKAKDQPIILVFSGSDWCAPCMKLENEIWSSDEFKNYSAEHFVLYNADFPRKKKNQPDSEQVKANKALAEKYNTKGFFPLVVVLDKTGKVLGETGYKKLSPNEYIKHLETFVN; this comes from the coding sequence ATGAGCAAACAACAATTTTTGAAGCGTGCCTCATTGACTTTTCTACTTACCCTTATTCTATCGGGTATCTCGTTTGGTCAAAATTGGCAAACCGATTTTCAGCAAACATTACAAACAGCAAAAGCAAAAGACCAACCCATTATCCTGGTATTTTCGGGATCGGATTGGTGCGCCCCGTGTATGAAGCTGGAGAACGAGATTTGGAGTTCGGATGAATTTAAAAACTATTCAGCAGAACATTTTGTACTTTACAATGCCGATTTTCCGCGAAAGAAAAAGAACCAGCCCGACAGCGAGCAGGTAAAAGCCAACAAAGCATTGGCCGAGAAATACAATACCAAAGGCTTCTTTCCGCTGGTGGTGGTGTTGGATAAAACCGGAAAGGTGCTGGGCGAAACAGGCTACAAAAAACTGTCGCCCAACGAATACATCAAACATCTTGAAACCTTTGTGAACTAA
- a CDS encoding FAD:protein FMN transferase, whose translation MGSRFDITVVATNEQEGNEYIDLAVSEIKRIEKLISSWDANSETSAINNNAGVQPVKVSPELFALIERAIRISELTDGAFDISYASMDRIWQFDGSMTVMPSEETIAASVAKVGFKNIVLDKSASTVFLKKEGMKIGFGAIGKGYAADKAKALLMEKGVSAGIINASGDMNTWGKQPDGTYWKVAITNPMNKDKAFALLPIKNSAVVTSGDYEKFVKFNGIRYTHIIDPRTGYPAHGIISATVFAPKAELADALATSVFVMGIDVGLDRINQLPQIECIIIDDKGTIHQSENIKIETE comes from the coding sequence ATGGGAAGCCGCTTTGATATTACTGTGGTTGCCACTAACGAGCAGGAAGGAAACGAATATATCGATCTGGCAGTTTCGGAGATTAAACGCATCGAAAAACTGATCTCATCGTGGGATGCCAATTCAGAAACCTCGGCAATAAATAACAATGCCGGAGTTCAACCGGTAAAAGTATCTCCTGAGTTATTTGCTTTAATCGAGCGGGCCATTCGTATTTCGGAATTAACCGACGGCGCTTTCGATATCAGCTATGCCTCGATGGACCGCATCTGGCAATTCGATGGAAGTATGACAGTGATGCCTTCGGAAGAAACCATTGCAGCTTCAGTGGCGAAAGTTGGATTTAAAAATATTGTGCTTGATAAAAGTGCCTCAACCGTTTTTCTGAAAAAAGAAGGGATGAAAATTGGTTTTGGTGCCATTGGCAAAGGTTATGCAGCCGACAAAGCCAAAGCGCTGCTGATGGAAAAAGGCGTGAGTGCAGGGATAATCAACGCATCGGGCGATATGAATACCTGGGGCAAACAACCCGACGGAACATACTGGAAGGTGGCGATTACCAACCCGATGAACAAAGACAAGGCTTTTGCACTGCTACCCATTAAAAATAGTGCAGTTGTTACTTCGGGCGACTACGAGAAGTTTGTAAAATTTAATGGGATCAGGTATACACACATTATCGATCCGCGCACCGGTTATCCGGCACATGGTATTATTAGTGCTACCGTATTTGCGCCAAAAGCCGAACTGGCCGATGCACTGGCAACATCCGTTTTTGTGATGGGAATTGATGTAGGCCTCGACCGCATTAACCAGCTGCCTCAAATAGAATGTATAATCATTGATGATAAAGGAACGATTCATCAATCAGAAAATATAAAAATCGAAACAGAATGA
- a CDS encoding 3'(2'),5'-bisphosphate nucleotidase CysQ family protein codes for MQLSITDLNTLCLLAIKAAQKAGLLISEFSTKEVSVKNKEAADSLASQVVTEVDVKAQNIILEVLSPTLSKYDLALLTEESVDDKSRLQKDYFWCIDPMDGTLAFTEKTPGYAVSIALVSKSGKPVIGVVFDPTTQNLYHAINGQGAFKNDVAWQPNLDLEGKNSFTLHIDRTFLEFDYFNEFILGLEERLTELNINQLKIQKQAGAVLNAIWTLEQAPGCYFKIPKPTAGGGSLWDFAATACIFNELGAPATSFNGSALDLNRSDSTFMNHRGVLYASNQLIAKIIMGNPILAKNT; via the coding sequence ATGCAATTATCAATCACCGACTTAAACACACTTTGTCTACTTGCCATTAAGGCGGCCCAAAAAGCAGGTTTGCTAATCAGCGAGTTTTCCACAAAAGAAGTAAGCGTAAAGAATAAAGAAGCTGCCGACAGCCTGGCCTCGCAAGTGGTTACCGAAGTAGATGTAAAAGCACAAAATATAATACTGGAAGTGCTATCTCCTACCCTTTCGAAGTACGATCTGGCACTACTAACCGAAGAAAGCGTTGACGATAAAAGCCGTCTTCAAAAAGACTATTTCTGGTGTATCGATCCAATGGACGGCACATTGGCTTTTACCGAAAAAACACCCGGTTATGCCGTTTCCATCGCATTGGTTTCAAAATCGGGGAAGCCGGTAATTGGAGTCGTGTTCGATCCTACAACACAAAATCTGTATCATGCAATAAATGGCCAGGGAGCTTTTAAAAACGATGTGGCCTGGCAACCCAACCTTGACCTGGAAGGGAAAAATTCGTTCACCCTTCACATAGATCGGACTTTTCTAGAATTCGATTATTTCAATGAATTTATTTTGGGCCTGGAGGAGAGACTGACTGAGCTAAATATTAACCAACTGAAAATACAAAAACAGGCCGGTGCAGTTTTAAACGCCATTTGGACACTCGAGCAGGCACCGGGTTGTTATTTCAAAATCCCAAAACCAACCGCAGGAGGTGGTAGCCTTTGGGATTTTGCAGCAACAGCTTGTATTTTTAACGAGCTTGGTGCTCCGGCAACAAGTTTCAATGGCAGCGCTCTCGATCTGAATCGGAGCGATTCTACCTTTATGAACCACCGCGGAGTTTTGTACGCCTCAAACCAATTGATTGCTAAAATAATCATGGGAAATCCAATACTAGCTAAAAATACTTAA
- a CDS encoding SLC13 family permease, protein MPKLIRSKTTGIQQWALVLAPLISLFVILFTDLDPQNRNVTYCFAIALLMAIWWITEAIPLAATALLPVALFPLFGVVDGKTISAMYFNHLIFLFIGGFLMAFAMERWNLHRRIALRILIVVGISPGRILLGFMLATSFLSMWMSNTATAMMMVPIALSIIFKLEESLGEKKIEKYSIGLLLGIAYSASIGGVATLVGTPPNLSFARIVNIIFPEMTEISFADWFIFALPVTVLLFLLAWLLLFVMYKPKKDWKKFTSTSFAKNTMHSEKQNPRRRSC, encoded by the coding sequence ATGCCTAAGTTAATCAGATCGAAAACTACCGGAATACAGCAGTGGGCTTTGGTTCTGGCCCCGTTGATCAGCTTGTTTGTTATTCTTTTTACCGATCTCGATCCTCAGAACCGAAATGTAACCTACTGTTTTGCCATTGCCTTGTTAATGGCGATTTGGTGGATTACAGAGGCTATCCCGCTGGCAGCGACCGCTTTGTTGCCGGTGGCGCTTTTCCCTTTGTTTGGAGTGGTTGATGGGAAAACCATTTCTGCCATGTACTTTAATCACCTGATTTTCCTGTTTATTGGTGGGTTTTTAATGGCCTTTGCCATGGAGCGTTGGAATTTGCACCGGAGAATAGCATTGCGGATTTTGATTGTTGTTGGTATTAGTCCCGGGCGAATTTTACTGGGATTTATGCTGGCTACATCTTTTTTATCGATGTGGATGTCGAATACCGCTACTGCAATGATGATGGTACCTATTGCACTTTCTATAATATTTAAACTGGAGGAAAGCCTGGGAGAAAAGAAAATAGAAAAGTATTCCATTGGGCTGCTTTTGGGAATCGCTTATTCCGCATCGATTGGTGGTGTTGCAACATTGGTGGGCACGCCTCCCAACTTGTCGTTTGCCCGAATTGTAAATATCATTTTCCCCGAAATGACAGAAATTTCTTTTGCCGACTGGTTTATTTTTGCACTTCCGGTTACGGTGCTGTTATTTCTATTGGCCTGGCTTTTACTTTTTGTGATGTACAAACCCAAAAAAGACTGGAAAAAATTCACATCAACCAGTTTCGCGAAGAATACAATGCACTCGGAAAAGCAAAACCCGAGGAGAAGATCGTGCTGA
- a CDS encoding amino acid permease → MTTQSNKFGTAPVFLTAISTILGAILFLRFGYALGTLGFWGVILIILLGHLVTIPTALAISEIATNKRVEGGGEYFIISRSFGLNIGATIGIALFFSQAISVAFYVIAFTEAFEFFFNLLAEKYDFILPRQVISLPVMAGLAALIIKKGANLGVKALYFVVAILFVSIIMFFLGSTEFSQSASQPFSRDQFRNFESFFVVFAIIFPAFTGMTAGVGLSGDLKNPSKSIPLGTLLATVSGMIIYVFIVYKLTMSASIQDLTEQQLIMGKIAIAGAVIVPLGLAASTISSALGSVMVAPRTLQALALDHAFPSTRVNRWLAKGNTSDNEPRNASIITVAIAFVFVALGDVNAVASIISMFFMVTYGSLCLISFLNHFGASPSYRPTFRSRWYLSLVGFLVSIWVMFKISTSYALLSAAAMTLIYLYINHYHKHRKDFASLFANSLFQLNRKLQVHLQKRKKMVKQNEWRPSAICISDKTTHNNFSFKLLSWISHKYGFGTFLHLIEGYYSSKTVDRAEQVLNQMIEEIDDDENYVYIDTIISPSYTSAIAQAIQIPGIAGMENNMVIFEYNKEKPDNLGRIIENFPLVNSGDFDICVLASSPKKMKIQNGIHIWINSFDTENANLMILLSFILLGHPDLKKTSIEIFVVCHENEVKQSKDEMKKLVLSGRMPITEKNIKIIQRTDEVSTRSIINKGSKDAGLILIGLREEMVKHEKENTFAGYDDLGTILFVHSKEQKAIE, encoded by the coding sequence ATGACGACACAGAGTAACAAATTTGGAACGGCTCCGGTATTTCTAACGGCCATTTCTACAATTCTAGGTGCTATTTTATTCCTGCGTTTTGGATATGCATTGGGCACTCTGGGCTTTTGGGGAGTTATCCTCATCATCCTTTTGGGACATTTGGTAACCATTCCCACAGCGCTCGCCATTTCAGAAATTGCCACCAACAAACGTGTTGAAGGCGGTGGAGAATATTTTATCATCTCGCGCTCGTTCGGCTTGAATATTGGCGCCACAATCGGCATTGCACTATTCTTTTCGCAGGCCATAAGTGTTGCCTTTTATGTAATTGCTTTTACCGAGGCCTTTGAGTTCTTTTTTAATCTACTGGCGGAAAAATATGACTTCATTTTGCCGCGGCAGGTAATTAGCTTGCCGGTAATGGCGGGATTGGCTGCTCTTATTATTAAAAAAGGAGCAAACCTGGGAGTTAAAGCGCTCTATTTTGTGGTGGCCATTTTGTTTGTTTCCATCATAATGTTCTTTCTTGGATCGACCGAATTTTCACAATCGGCAAGTCAACCTTTTTCCAGAGATCAGTTCAGGAATTTCGAAAGCTTCTTTGTTGTTTTTGCCATTATTTTCCCGGCATTTACGGGGATGACTGCCGGAGTTGGGTTATCAGGCGACCTGAAAAATCCGTCTAAATCAATTCCCCTTGGAACACTTCTGGCAACGGTGTCCGGCATGATTATTTACGTGTTTATTGTTTATAAACTTACCATGTCGGCCTCCATACAAGATTTAACGGAACAACAGCTGATAATGGGCAAAATTGCTATTGCCGGCGCCGTAATCGTACCGCTCGGACTTGCAGCGTCAACAATTTCATCTGCACTTGGCTCGGTAATGGTAGCCCCGCGTACGTTACAGGCACTGGCCCTCGATCATGCTTTTCCTTCGACAAGAGTTAACCGTTGGCTCGCTAAAGGAAATACATCCGATAACGAACCCCGAAATGCATCCATAATTACGGTGGCCATTGCTTTTGTTTTTGTGGCTCTTGGCGATGTAAATGCCGTAGCCTCTATCATCTCCATGTTTTTTATGGTTACCTATGGATCGTTGTGCCTTATCTCTTTTCTGAATCATTTTGGCGCATCGCCATCATATCGGCCCACTTTCCGCTCACGCTGGTACCTTTCGCTGGTTGGCTTCCTGGTTTCTATTTGGGTGATGTTTAAAATAAGTACTTCATACGCCTTGCTATCTGCCGCCGCCATGACATTGATCTATTTGTACATTAACCATTACCACAAACACCGAAAAGACTTTGCATCGCTGTTTGCCAACTCGCTTTTTCAATTAAACCGCAAGCTTCAGGTGCATTTACAAAAGCGTAAAAAAATGGTAAAACAAAACGAGTGGCGCCCCAGTGCCATTTGTATTTCTGATAAAACTACGCATAACAACTTCTCTTTTAAGCTGCTTAGCTGGATTTCGCACAAATACGGGTTTGGCACTTTTCTACACCTCATCGAAGGTTATTATTCTTCCAAAACCGTTGACCGTGCCGAGCAGGTGCTCAACCAAATGATTGAAGAAATTGACGACGACGAGAACTACGTTTACATCGATACTATTATTTCGCCATCGTACACTTCGGCAATTGCACAGGCCATACAAATTCCGGGGATTGCGGGAATGGAAAACAACATGGTTATTTTTGAATACAACAAAGAAAAACCCGATAACCTGGGTAGAATTATAGAGAATTTCCCGCTGGTAAACAGTGGCGATTTTGATATTTGCGTGTTGGCGTCCTCTCCAAAAAAGATGAAAATTCAGAATGGCATCCACATCTGGATTAATTCCTTCGACACAGAGAATGCCAACCTGATGATTCTGCTCAGTTTTATTTTGCTGGGACACCCCGATTTAAAGAAGACGAGCATCGAAATTTTTGTGGTTTGTCATGAAAATGAAGTAAAACAATCAAAAGACGAAATGAAAAAACTGGTGCTGTCGGGAAGAATGCCAATTACCGAAAAAAATATAAAGATCATTCAGCGCACCGACGAGGTGTCTACCCGATCAATTATAAACAAAGGATCGAAAGATGCCGGCTTGATTCTGATTGGACTGCGGGAAGAAATGGTAAAACACGAGAAAGAAAACACTTTTGCCGGTTACGATGATCTGGGAACTATTTTGTTCGTTCACTCGAAAGAGCAGAAAGCGATTGAGTAA